Proteins encoded by one window of Geobacter sp. DSM 9736:
- a CDS encoding tetratricopeptide repeat protein, which translates to MFSNRSNYLAVSVIVGITILAYWQVSYNGFVSYDDFLYITQNPEIQKGFSFDSIKWAFSISSHKSVWHPLTWLSLMLDYQLFGFNAAFYHLENLALHLLNALLLFFILNRTTEKTFPSFLVAMLFAIHPINVESVAWVAERKNLLSCFFGMAAILSYVEYVRKRNIAWYILVTLFFILSLLAKPMLVTLPFLLLLLDVWPLNRMELAMKPGNHDTWADIGRVLRRAILEKAPLLAITCITCIITMQSAKGLGVSDVNGQTGLMDKVSNALVSYIGYILKMIWPAELPVFYPFPKEYPLWQVAGAFLLLAAVSFYAYREKQKRPYLLVGWLWYLGTMVPMIGLVRSGLWAAMANRYAYVPLIGIFIMVAWGLEEITRSSERRRLLVAAAAGILLALGVRTFYQVKVWKNTFTLFEYTISASDDNYIAYGILGDAYYLQRGDIEKAGMLYKKSYQINPSSIEFDIGNAIGSYEKGDYYTAIHSLKRALFKKNDFLPALFYLGKVHESLGKYDQALQFYTLAQKSNDRDTDNFKLQSMLNAKRISSLKNVPSSPTPLLR; encoded by the coding sequence ATGTTCAGCAACAGATCCAATTACCTCGCTGTTTCTGTAATTGTCGGTATTACAATTCTTGCTTATTGGCAGGTGTCATACAATGGCTTTGTAAGTTATGACGATTTTCTGTACATCACCCAGAACCCCGAAATACAGAAAGGGTTCAGTTTTGACAGTATAAAGTGGGCTTTCTCCATCTCCTCCCATAAATCGGTGTGGCACCCGCTCACCTGGCTCTCCCTCATGCTGGATTACCAGCTGTTCGGGTTCAATGCTGCCTTTTACCACCTTGAGAACCTGGCACTTCACCTGCTGAACGCCCTCCTGCTTTTTTTCATTCTTAACAGGACGACTGAAAAGACATTCCCCAGTTTCCTGGTTGCCATGCTTTTTGCCATCCACCCGATCAATGTCGAAAGCGTCGCGTGGGTAGCGGAACGAAAGAACCTGCTTAGCTGCTTCTTCGGAATGGCGGCCATTCTTTCCTACGTCGAGTATGTCAGGAAGAGGAATATCGCTTGGTACATCCTGGTTACCCTTTTCTTCATCCTGAGCCTGCTGGCAAAACCGATGCTGGTCACTCTCCCATTTCTGCTGCTGCTCCTGGACGTCTGGCCGCTGAACAGGATGGAACTCGCCATGAAACCAGGTAATCACGATACGTGGGCCGACATTGGAAGAGTGTTGCGCAGGGCGATTCTGGAAAAGGCCCCGCTTCTCGCCATAACCTGCATCACATGCATAATCACGATGCAGTCCGCAAAAGGGCTCGGCGTATCCGACGTTAACGGTCAGACCGGACTAATGGATAAGGTCAGCAACGCTCTCGTTTCCTACATTGGATACATCCTCAAGATGATCTGGCCTGCGGAACTTCCGGTCTTCTACCCATTTCCAAAAGAATATCCACTCTGGCAGGTCGCCGGAGCCTTCCTGTTGCTCGCGGCAGTCTCGTTCTATGCGTACAGGGAAAAACAGAAGCGTCCCTACCTCCTTGTCGGATGGCTCTGGTACCTGGGTACCATGGTTCCGATGATAGGGTTGGTGAGAAGCGGCTTGTGGGCTGCAATGGCCAACCGGTACGCATACGTGCCGCTGATAGGAATCTTTATCATGGTAGCGTGGGGGCTGGAGGAGATCACAAGGAGCTCGGAGCGCAGGAGACTTCTTGTAGCGGCAGCTGCGGGAATCCTGCTGGCACTGGGGGTGAGGACATTCTATCAGGTGAAGGTATGGAAAAACACCTTCACTCTTTTCGAGTACACGATCAGCGCCTCTGATGACAATTACATAGCATACGGAATACTCGGAGATGCCTACTACCTCCAGAGGGGCGACATAGAGAAAGCTGGCATGCTGTACAAAAAGTCGTACCAGATAAACCCCTCCAGCATAGAATTCGATATCGGCAACGCCATCGGGTCCTATGAAAAAGGTGATTACTACACGGCGATTCATTCACTGAAAAGAGCACTGTTCAAGAAGAACGACTTTCTGCCGGCACTCTTTTACCTGGGGAAAGTACACGAGTCCCTCGGGAAATATGACCAGGCACTGCAGTTCTATACGCTCGCACAGAAGTCCAATGACAGGGACACCGATAACTTCAAGCTTCAGTCGATGCTCAACGCGAAAAGAATATCCTCGCTGAAGAATGTTCCTTCTTCCCCGACACCGTTGCTCCGCTAG
- the treY gene encoding malto-oligosyltrehalose synthase codes for MDRGIPGITVPAATYRLQFNKEFTFNAASALIPYLAELGITHVYASPFLKAQTGSLHGYDIIDHGALNPEVGTEEEFALYLAALEQHGMSQILDIVPNHMCVESSENLWWQDLLENGIASPRASYFDVNWQPVKRDLTNKVLLPVLGAQFGRILENKELWLVYQEGAFYVYYYDHRLPLSPESYPLILSHRLEELGESLPEAEREALEDLQSVIAAFERLPSGAGGDEGAVAERMREKEVTKRRLWKLCCDNPPIREFIDRNVEIFNGIKGEPSSFGLLERLLLQQSFRIAHWRVATEEINYRRFFDINALGAIRVELAPVFEEVHRLVLDLITRGRVSGLRVDHADGLYNPGKYFHQLQFACFQKLWLHHNSPGQSPDDCTELRQEAASAYQQLVEADPHYKPFYVVGEKILLQNESMPKNWSIHGETGYSFINSINHLCVHGESLETFDTFYRNFTGIQDNFRRMLYDKKKLVMYSSMASEVNTLGHRLSSIAENNRHTRDFTLYSLIKALAEVIAYFPVYRTYTNSLLVTETDREQIHRAVDRAQRKARGIDPSVFGFVRDVLTLQFYDEMEDEHKFQWLDFVMRFQQITGPVMAKGMEDTTFYVYNRLISLNEVGGDLDSFGLSIADFHSTNIERVNHAPHGMLASSTHDTKRSEDVRARINVLTEIPDEWIGAVSRWSRTNRKHKKLVDDELVPNANKEYHLYQTLVGSWPLNSDDPAVFASFSGRIREYMLKALREAKERTSWINPNEQYEQGILSFIDAILSDRTFLDDMKLFIGPVALCGMYSSLSATLLKMTCPGVPDFYQGSELWDLRLVDPDNRQPVDYERRANLLRQIQGMEKEAGARAVAERLAEKMEDGRIKLFLIHKLLQFRLAHQDIFRAGDYKPLEATGKGDHLCVFSRTWGVEEIVVVAPRFFSRLTTNGKRKPWGGQVGEDASFSVPGGGRYRNIFTDEIHDSETGILPVADLLTVFPVALLAKER; via the coding sequence ATGGACAGAGGCATTCCAGGCATAACGGTACCGGCAGCGACCTACCGGCTCCAGTTCAACAAAGAGTTCACCTTTAATGCGGCCTCCGCCCTGATCCCTTATCTCGCAGAGCTGGGCATAACCCACGTCTATGCTTCCCCCTTCCTGAAAGCTCAGACTGGAAGCCTCCACGGCTACGACATAATCGACCATGGCGCCCTCAATCCAGAGGTGGGTACCGAGGAGGAGTTCGCCCTGTATCTGGCTGCCCTGGAACAGCACGGCATGAGCCAGATTCTCGACATAGTGCCGAACCACATGTGCGTCGAGAGCAGCGAGAATCTATGGTGGCAGGATCTGCTTGAAAACGGCATAGCGTCGCCCCGTGCATCCTATTTCGATGTCAACTGGCAGCCGGTGAAGCGCGACCTCACCAACAAGGTGCTTCTGCCGGTTCTCGGGGCGCAGTTCGGCCGGATACTGGAAAACAAGGAGCTGTGGCTGGTGTATCAGGAAGGGGCCTTCTATGTTTATTACTACGACCACCGGCTTCCCCTGTCTCCCGAATCGTACCCGCTGATCCTGTCCCACAGGCTGGAGGAACTGGGGGAGAGCCTTCCTGAAGCAGAGAGGGAAGCCCTGGAGGACCTGCAGAGCGTCATTGCTGCCTTCGAACGCCTGCCATCGGGGGCAGGGGGGGACGAAGGTGCCGTGGCGGAGCGCATGCGTGAAAAGGAAGTCACCAAGCGACGGTTGTGGAAGCTCTGCTGCGACAACCCTCCGATAAGGGAGTTCATCGACCGGAACGTGGAGATATTCAACGGCATCAAGGGGGAGCCCTCATCGTTCGGTCTCCTGGAGCGTCTTCTTCTTCAGCAGTCCTTCCGCATCGCCCACTGGAGAGTGGCTACGGAGGAGATCAACTACCGCCGTTTTTTCGACATCAACGCTCTCGGCGCGATCCGGGTCGAGCTGGCCCCCGTATTCGAGGAGGTACACCGCCTGGTCCTCGATCTCATAACCAGGGGGAGGGTGTCGGGGCTGCGGGTGGACCATGCCGATGGCCTCTATAATCCGGGAAAATACTTCCATCAGCTCCAGTTTGCGTGCTTCCAGAAGCTGTGGCTTCACCACAATTCACCCGGTCAATCTCCGGACGATTGCACGGAATTGCGTCAGGAGGCGGCATCGGCGTACCAGCAGCTTGTGGAGGCGGACCCTCATTACAAACCCTTCTACGTGGTGGGAGAGAAGATACTGCTGCAGAACGAGTCGATGCCGAAAAACTGGTCTATTCACGGGGAAACGGGATACTCCTTCATCAACAGCATCAACCACCTCTGCGTCCACGGGGAAAGCCTGGAGACATTCGACACATTTTATCGGAACTTCACCGGAATCCAGGACAACTTCCGCAGGATGTTGTACGACAAGAAAAAGCTCGTCATGTACTCCTCCATGGCAAGCGAAGTGAACACTCTGGGGCACCGCCTGAGCAGCATTGCGGAGAACAACAGGCATACCCGGGACTTCACCCTCTACAGCCTGATCAAGGCGCTCGCCGAGGTGATCGCCTATTTCCCCGTCTACCGTACCTACACCAACTCCCTGCTGGTGACGGAAACCGACAGAGAGCAGATACATCGGGCCGTTGACAGGGCGCAGCGCAAGGCCCGCGGCATCGATCCCTCCGTGTTCGGCTTCGTGCGGGACGTACTGACGCTGCAGTTCTACGATGAAATGGAGGATGAGCACAAGTTTCAGTGGCTCGATTTCGTGATGAGGTTCCAGCAGATCACCGGGCCGGTCATGGCCAAAGGCATGGAGGACACGACATTCTATGTCTACAACAGGCTGATCTCCCTGAATGAGGTGGGGGGTGATCTGGACAGTTTCGGCCTTTCCATCGCCGACTTCCATTCGACCAACATCGAGCGGGTGAACCATGCACCTCACGGGATGCTCGCTTCCTCCACCCATGACACGAAAAGGAGTGAGGACGTCCGGGCAAGGATAAACGTTCTCACCGAGATCCCGGACGAATGGATCGGTGCCGTATCCCGCTGGAGCCGCACGAACCGTAAGCACAAGAAGCTTGTGGATGATGAACTGGTTCCCAATGCCAACAAGGAGTATCACCTCTATCAGACCCTTGTGGGGTCCTGGCCGCTCAACAGCGATGATCCCGCCGTATTCGCAAGCTTCAGTGGCAGAATCAGGGAGTACATGCTGAAGGCGCTGCGGGAAGCGAAAGAGCGCACGAGCTGGATAAACCCGAACGAGCAGTACGAACAGGGAATACTTTCCTTCATCGATGCAATACTCTCCGACAGGACTTTCCTCGACGACATGAAGCTGTTCATCGGGCCGGTGGCCCTGTGCGGGATGTATTCATCCCTTTCCGCAACGCTCCTGAAGATGACCTGCCCGGGGGTGCCCGATTTCTATCAGGGAAGCGAGCTGTGGGACCTGCGGCTGGTCGATCCCGACAACCGGCAGCCGGTGGATTACGAGCGCAGGGCAAACCTTCTGCGGCAGATACAGGGGATGGAGAAGGAGGCGGGGGCGCGGGCGGTCGCCGAAAGGCTTGCGGAGAAGATGGAGGACGGAAGGATAAAGCTTTTCCTGATCCACAAGCTGTTGCAGTTCCGCCTCGCCCACCAGGATATCTTCCGTGCCGGAGACTACAAGCCCCTGGAGGCGACCGGGAAGGGCGACCATCTCTGCGTCTTTTCCCGGACATGGGGAGTGGAGGAGATTGTCGTCGTAGCTCCCCGGTTCTTTTCCCGGCTTACCACCAACGGAAAAAGGAAGCCGTGGGGGGGACAGGTAGGGGAAGACGCATCCTTTTCCGTCCCCGGTGGGGGGAGGTACCGCAACATATTCACCGATGAAATTCATGACTCGGAAACGGGTATTCTTCCAGTTGCTGATCTTCTCACTGTTTTTCCCGTCGCCCTTCTTGCGAAGGAACGATAG
- the glgX gene encoding glycogen debranching protein GlgX translates to MKVWPGKPYPLGATWDGFGVNFAIFAENADRVELCLFDSPEVDTETARIEMTERTDQVWHVYLRESQPGQLYGYRVHGPFLPEEGLRFNPNKLLIDPYAKALAGDVLWDDSLFGYTMGAENADLSFDPRNSARGVPKSVVVDQTFDWEGDRLLRNPWHETIIYEMHVKGFTMRHPDIPSELRGTYSGIISPASLSYLRSLGVTAVELMPVHQFVSDRILEDQGLSNYWGYNTIAYFAPAVQYASIGLIGKQVAEFKHMVKTLHREGFEVILDVVYNHTAEGNHLGPTLSFRGIDNRSYYHLMPERRYYLDFTGTGNTLCTNHPRVLQLIMDSLRYWVQEMHVDGFRFDLASALARELHEVDKLSSFFDIIHQDPVLSQVKLIAEPWDVGLGGYQVGNFPVLWTEWNGRYRDTARRFWRSDEGQMYDMCYRLTGSSDLYTREGKRPYASINFITCHDGFTLHDLVSYNEKHNEANLQGNSDGPDDNLSWNCGVEGPTEDQAVRSLRNRQKRNFLATLLLSQGVPMIQAGDEIGRTQKGNNNTYCQDNELSWIDWNLDDERRTLMEFTRLLIQIRKSHPVFRRRNFFQGKNVRSSEIKDLTWFYSTGEEVAFDRSDFNMRCFGLRLAGDALEDVDSEGNYLKDDTFLILLNAHVEAVPFVLPARSDSVRWELVFDTADPIGRESIVGRLSQGELYTIQDPEEKGGVLTMRRGEVFNLEPRSLALFRHRLTSEHSVLGDRVLV, encoded by the coding sequence ATGAAGGTATGGCCGGGTAAACCTTATCCCCTTGGGGCCACATGGGACGGCTTCGGCGTCAACTTCGCCATCTTCGCCGAAAATGCGGATCGGGTGGAACTCTGCCTCTTCGATTCCCCGGAGGTCGATACAGAGACCGCCCGAATCGAGATGACCGAGCGAACGGACCAGGTCTGGCATGTATACCTCCGGGAGTCGCAGCCGGGGCAGCTCTACGGATATCGGGTCCACGGCCCTTTCCTGCCGGAGGAGGGGTTGCGATTCAATCCGAACAAGCTCCTCATAGACCCGTATGCCAAAGCGCTGGCCGGAGACGTGCTCTGGGACGACAGCCTCTTCGGCTACACCATGGGGGCGGAGAATGCGGACCTTTCCTTCGACCCCCGCAACAGCGCCAGGGGAGTGCCGAAGTCGGTGGTGGTGGACCAGACCTTCGACTGGGAGGGGGACCGGCTGCTACGCAACCCGTGGCACGAAACCATCATCTACGAAATGCACGTCAAGGGTTTCACCATGCGCCATCCGGATATCCCGTCGGAGCTGCGGGGGACCTATTCGGGGATTATTTCGCCTGCTTCGCTCTCCTATCTCAGGTCGCTGGGGGTGACCGCCGTGGAACTCATGCCGGTGCACCAGTTCGTATCGGACCGGATCCTGGAGGACCAGGGGCTCTCGAACTACTGGGGGTACAATACCATCGCCTATTTCGCCCCTGCCGTCCAGTATGCGAGCATCGGGCTCATCGGCAAGCAGGTTGCCGAATTCAAGCACATGGTGAAGACCCTCCACCGGGAGGGATTCGAGGTGATCCTGGACGTCGTGTACAACCACACAGCCGAAGGGAACCACTTGGGGCCGACCCTTTCGTTCCGGGGAATCGACAACCGGAGCTATTACCATCTCATGCCGGAGCGTCGCTATTACCTCGATTTCACCGGAACCGGCAACACCCTCTGCACCAACCACCCGCGGGTGCTCCAGCTCATCATGGACAGCCTTCGCTACTGGGTGCAGGAGATGCACGTGGACGGCTTCCGGTTCGACCTCGCTTCCGCGCTGGCGAGGGAACTCCATGAGGTGGACAAACTCTCCTCCTTCTTCGACATCATTCATCAGGATCCCGTCCTCTCCCAGGTAAAACTGATTGCGGAGCCGTGGGACGTAGGTCTGGGCGGGTATCAGGTGGGGAACTTTCCGGTCCTCTGGACCGAGTGGAACGGCCGGTATCGCGACACCGCCCGGCGCTTCTGGCGAAGCGACGAGGGGCAGATGTACGATATGTGCTACCGCCTCACCGGCAGCAGCGATTTATATACCCGGGAAGGAAAACGCCCCTACGCGAGCATCAACTTCATCACCTGCCACGACGGCTTCACGCTACACGACCTGGTGAGTTACAACGAAAAGCACAACGAAGCCAATCTCCAGGGAAACAGCGACGGACCGGACGACAACCTGAGCTGGAACTGCGGAGTAGAGGGGCCTACGGAGGACCAGGCGGTTCGCTCGCTGCGGAACCGCCAGAAGCGGAACTTCCTGGCGACACTCCTTCTTTCCCAGGGGGTTCCGATGATTCAGGCCGGAGACGAAATCGGCCGGACGCAGAAGGGGAACAACAACACTTACTGTCAGGACAACGAGCTGTCCTGGATAGACTGGAATCTGGACGACGAGCGGCGGACGCTGATGGAGTTCACCAGGCTTCTCATCCAGATCCGCAAGAGCCACCCGGTGTTCCGCCGCCGCAATTTTTTCCAGGGAAAGAACGTCCGCAGTTCGGAGATAAAGGACCTGACATGGTTTTATTCCACGGGTGAAGAGGTTGCGTTCGACCGGAGCGATTTCAACATGCGCTGCTTCGGTCTGCGCCTCGCGGGGGACGCTCTGGAGGATGTGGATTCGGAAGGGAACTATCTTAAAGACGACACGTTCCTCATCCTTCTGAACGCCCACGTGGAAGCAGTCCCCTTCGTCCTTCCGGCCCGCAGCGATTCAGTTCGTTGGGAACTGGTGTTCGATACCGCCGACCCGATCGGCAGGGAAAGTATCGTGGGCAGGCTTAGCCAAGGGGAGCTATACACGATACAGGACCCGGAGGAGAAGGGGGGAGTACTTACCATGAGGCGGGGAGAAGTCTTCAACCTGGAGCCGCGCTCGCTGGCTCTTTTTCGTCACAGGCTCACATCTGAACACTCGGTGCTGGGAGACCGGGTTCTTGTATGA
- a CDS encoding PLP-dependent aspartate aminotransferase family protein yields MNIATQAAQIGLDWDTRTGAVTVPVYQTATFRHPGLGQSTGYDYSRSGNPTRQALEEGIARLDGGARGFAYASGMAAIANILLLFKSGDHIVVTEDLYGGTCRLFDQILTQYGLAFTYVDTSDTAAVREAIRPETKALFVESLTNPLLKVADIAALSAICRQRGLLCIVDNTFLTPYLLRPLDLGADITVYSGTKYLSGHNDTVSGLAVVKDPTLAERVYFHQNSVGAVLGPQDSWLTIRGMKTLSVRLDRQQENALRIAEWLSGHPKIRKVYYPGLAEHPGHDLLKKQARGFGAMIAFEVESPDQVEPLLMKTDVISFAESLGGVETLITFPQVQTHADIPPEVRTRLGINDVLLRLSVGIEDADDLIADLAQALAGY; encoded by the coding sequence ATGAACATCGCTACCCAGGCAGCACAGATCGGACTCGATTGGGACACCCGCACCGGCGCGGTCACCGTCCCCGTCTATCAGACGGCAACCTTCCGCCACCCCGGGCTAGGGCAGAGCACCGGCTATGATTATTCCCGCTCGGGGAATCCTACCCGCCAGGCTCTTGAGGAGGGAATCGCACGTCTCGACGGCGGCGCGAGAGGCTTCGCCTACGCATCGGGGATGGCCGCCATCGCCAATATCCTCCTCCTTTTCAAAAGCGGCGATCATATCGTCGTCACCGAGGATCTCTATGGCGGTACCTGCCGGCTCTTCGACCAGATCCTCACCCAGTACGGCCTCGCCTTCACCTACGTCGATACGAGCGACACCGCGGCTGTACGCGAAGCGATCCGCCCCGAGACAAAGGCGCTCTTCGTGGAGTCCCTCACCAACCCGCTTCTCAAGGTTGCCGACATTGCCGCCCTCTCAGCCATTTGCCGCCAGCGGGGGCTTCTCTGTATCGTTGATAACACATTCCTTACCCCGTACCTTCTGCGCCCGCTGGATCTTGGGGCGGACATCACCGTCTACAGCGGCACCAAATACCTCTCGGGACATAACGACACCGTTTCAGGTCTGGCGGTGGTGAAAGACCCGACCCTTGCCGAGCGGGTCTACTTCCATCAGAATTCTGTGGGGGCAGTGCTGGGGCCGCAGGATTCCTGGCTAACGATTCGCGGCATGAAGACCCTTTCTGTGCGCCTCGACCGTCAGCAGGAGAACGCCCTGCGGATCGCGGAGTGGCTTTCCGGTCATCCGAAGATCAGAAAGGTGTACTATCCGGGGCTCGCAGAACATCCCGGCCACGATCTCCTGAAGAAGCAGGCGCGCGGATTCGGGGCGATGATCGCCTTTGAGGTGGAGAGCCCCGATCAGGTGGAGCCGTTACTTATGAAGACCGATGTGATATCCTTCGCCGAAAGTCTCGGAGGGGTCGAGACCCTAATCACCTTTCCGCAGGTCCAGACTCATGCGGACATTCCCCCCGAGGTGCGTACGCGGCTGGGCATAAACGACGTGCTCCTGAGGCTTTCGGTGGGGATCGAGGACGCAGACGACCTGATCGCCGACCTGGCCCAGGCATTGGCAGGCTATTGA
- a CDS encoding PLP-dependent aspartate aminotransferase family protein: MKIGTRIIHTGETDERTGAVSVPIYQTSTFAQKSVDHFGKYDYARSDNPTREAVEEAVAQLEGGSRGFAFASGMAAISSALLLFSPGDHLVVCEDVYGGTFRVLTQLFSRLGIESTFVDATDPAAIEAAFKPHTKGLFLETPSNPLMKIIDLAAASRIAKAHGAITLVDNTFMTPYLQRPLELGCDLVLHSGTKFLNGHSDVICGFAVVGDAELGKRIRFIQNAFGAVLGPQDSWLVLRGLKTLKVRMEESQRGAEKIARWLAGEKRVDQVFYPGLKDHPGFDVHSRQASGPGAVLSFTLDSLETTRRLLEGMRLASFAVSLGGVESIISYPAKMSHAAMPPAERAARGIGDNLVRLSVGLEDAEDLIEEMDRLINC; the protein is encoded by the coding sequence ATGAAAATTGGCACCCGCATCATCCACACCGGAGAAACCGACGAAAGGACAGGGGCCGTTTCGGTCCCGATCTACCAGACCTCGACCTTCGCCCAGAAGTCGGTTGACCATTTCGGAAAATATGACTATGCACGCTCTGACAACCCCACGAGGGAAGCCGTGGAGGAGGCCGTGGCGCAGTTGGAGGGGGGGAGCAGAGGCTTTGCCTTTGCCTCGGGAATGGCGGCCATCTCTTCCGCGCTTCTCCTCTTCTCGCCGGGGGATCACCTGGTTGTCTGCGAGGATGTCTACGGCGGGACCTTCCGCGTCCTGACCCAGCTCTTTTCGCGTCTCGGAATCGAATCGACCTTTGTGGATGCGACCGACCCGGCAGCCATAGAGGCTGCATTCAAGCCCCACACGAAAGGGCTCTTCCTGGAGACCCCCTCGAATCCCCTCATGAAGATCATCGATCTGGCTGCTGCTTCCCGCATTGCAAAGGCACACGGCGCCATTACCCTGGTGGACAACACCTTCATGACTCCGTACCTGCAGCGCCCCCTGGAGCTTGGTTGCGACTTGGTGCTTCACAGCGGCACCAAGTTCCTCAACGGCCACAGCGACGTCATCTGCGGCTTTGCAGTCGTTGGGGACGCCGAACTCGGGAAGCGCATCCGCTTCATCCAGAATGCCTTCGGGGCGGTCCTCGGCCCTCAGGATTCTTGGCTTGTGCTTCGCGGGTTGAAGACCCTGAAGGTCCGTATGGAGGAGAGCCAGCGGGGTGCCGAAAAGATCGCACGGTGGCTTGCGGGAGAGAAACGGGTGGACCAGGTGTTCTACCCTGGCTTAAAGGATCATCCAGGATTTGACGTCCACTCCCGTCAGGCTTCCGGCCCGGGCGCCGTGCTCTCCTTCACTCTCGATTCGCTGGAGACTACGCGCCGGCTCCTGGAGGGGATGCGGCTTGCCTCCTTCGCCGTAAGCCTTGGTGGCGTGGAGAGCATCATTTCCTATCCTGCAAAAATGTCGCATGCCGCCATGCCTCCGGCCGAGCGGGCGGCCCGTGGTATCGGAGATAACCTGGTAAGACTTTCCGTTGGTCTGGAGGATGCGGAGGATCTTATAGAAGAAATGGACCGCCTCATCAACTGCTAG
- a CDS encoding NAD(P)/FAD-dependent oxidoreductase encodes MKRVVIVGIGFAGLHAARALAGRGLEVVVVDRENFHLFQPLLYQVATAGLEQESIAYPARAIIRHREHVSFRLNEVCGIDFDRREILTPDGPIGYDYAVIAPGSITNFFGMENIRRLSYDLKRLDEATDLRSQILSCFEKGERESDPARRRMLLTFVIVGGGPTGVEFAGALAELIHFVLARDYPGIHTPDCRIVLIELDRLLKTLPERLQKYAHRKLTEMGVEVVLGRRVVDAQPDRVFLDDGSSIDAATLFWSSGVRGAPLTDAIDCRKGPQGRIVVLPDLTIPGHPDVYVAGDAAYLEQDGEGLPMVAPVAMQQGDYVGKAILARQRGDVIPPFRYRDKGTMATIGRSAAVAQIGKAGFSGFMAWVLWLGLHLFYLIGFRNRLLVLLNWSYYYFSHERQVRLITREGEGGKCG; translated from the coding sequence ATGAAGCGGGTCGTCATCGTCGGCATAGGATTCGCCGGTCTGCATGCGGCAAGGGCACTCGCAGGGAGGGGGTTGGAGGTTGTCGTTGTGGACCGGGAGAATTTTCACCTCTTCCAGCCCCTCCTCTATCAGGTAGCAACGGCAGGACTCGAACAGGAATCGATTGCATACCCCGCACGCGCCATCATTCGCCACCGGGAGCATGTCTCCTTCAGGCTGAACGAGGTGTGCGGCATCGATTTCGACCGACGGGAGATCCTCACGCCTGACGGGCCCATCGGCTACGACTACGCCGTAATCGCCCCCGGCAGCATCACCAACTTCTTCGGAATGGAAAACATCAGGCGCCTCTCCTACGACCTGAAACGGCTCGACGAAGCCACCGATCTTCGAAGCCAGATACTCTCCTGCTTCGAAAAGGGGGAACGGGAGTCCGATCCGGCAAGGCGCCGGATGCTCCTTACCTTTGTTATTGTCGGTGGCGGGCCGACGGGAGTTGAATTCGCCGGAGCCCTGGCCGAACTCATCCATTTCGTGCTCGCCCGCGATTACCCCGGAATTCATACCCCCGACTGCCGAATTGTGCTGATCGAACTGGACAGGCTATTGAAGACGCTTCCGGAGCGGCTTCAGAAGTATGCGCACCGAAAGCTGACGGAGATGGGCGTTGAGGTCGTACTGGGAAGAAGGGTCGTAGATGCTCAACCGGACAGGGTGTTTCTGGATGATGGCAGCAGCATCGATGCCGCTACTCTTTTCTGGTCGAGCGGGGTGAGAGGCGCCCCACTGACCGATGCGATAGATTGCCGCAAAGGGCCACAGGGCAGGATCGTGGTGCTTCCGGATCTGACCATTCCCGGACACCCCGACGTCTATGTCGCAGGGGATGCGGCCTACCTGGAGCAGGATGGTGAGGGTCTTCCGATGGTGGCCCCCGTGGCGATGCAGCAGGGGGATTACGTGGGAAAAGCGATTCTCGCCCGCCAACGTGGAGACGTTATCCCGCCATTCCGATACCGGGACAAGGGAACAATGGCTACGATCGGCAGAAGTGCGGCGGTAGCGCAGATAGGGAAAGCAGGCTTTTCCGGATTCATGGCGTGGGTGTTATGGCTCGGACTTCATCTTTTCTATCTGATCGGGTTCCGGAACCGGCTTCTGGTTCTGCTTAACTGGTCCTACTACTACTTTTCCCATGAGCGGCAGGTCCGGCTGATAACGAGAGAGGGTGAAGGAGGCAAATGCGGATGA